The window TTGTTCTTGACTAATGAACATAAGAATGTCTTAAGTTGTTCAGCCATTGGtgtaagttaaaataattatacTTACGGCATCTGTAAACCTCTTAAAGAGTTTTATGCTCTGCCACATCATTTgtcaaatcaaaaattaaaaatcttatttcttttaaaaatcactctATGTTATcataaaatctttctcttttaaaaatttcattttttaaaaaattctctctttatcctctctctctgttatttttttttataaactcgGTCCCAAGATTTTAATATagatttataaaaaaatctataaacCCTACCTAAatagtgggagagggatttatattGAGAAATTTATAGCATAAATTATATGCTATAAACCTCCCACTGCATATGCTCTTATAAGATTATTTCCTTAGGCATTTATATGTTAATTATTGTCATGTTTGTTTTGTTCATGGACAATGCTTAAGACTTCACAAGTACTTTTAAATCTTCCATTGAATTTAAAATGCTTTAAGAAATCCATCATGATTTTAGATTGGTCAAATTGATTAGTTTTATCCATCATAGCATTTTGATCAAAACACTTTGCTCAAAGGCACCTTAATGGATGACTTTTTATGATCAAAATTGTGTAGACATTTTACTCGTCAAGAAAGGCAAATAAGGAAGAATATATTTCaatcttttttctttttgttgatAATCTAGTCCAATTTCACTAAAAGTAGATTACTTCTCCCCTATTCTCCTATAGATTAAATATTAAAGTTTATGCATACTCAAAAGTAAACCTTCAAAATATTTGTCCTATTTAGGATTCAAACCTTGCTCCTCTTATTGTTCTTATGAATGTTTTACCACTACATCACATCCAAGAGGAGGGCTATTTCAATGGCTTTAGTAAATATAACAATGGAGTACCTAGTTTGGTAAATATCAAACCTTGAGTATGTTGTTTGGTAAATTGTTGATAATGTTTTGGAGGGAAAACAGGGTCGATGAGCCCAGCAGACTCAAACAAAATTGTAGCGAAGACAAACATGTATATAAATTTTATCATCAAAGCAAATACTAAGTTCTAGTTGATCGACTGAAGGGATGATACGTGGTCATCTCCAGTTCTAGTTGTGTAAACAAGCAAAGAGAATAATTCAAATGGCATTAACAATGTAGAATAAGGAGGGTTTAAAAGAGTCTTTtagccatttttttttttaaaataatgaacAAAATCCATGTAAATGAAAACAGAAGCTCACTGCAAAGTGATGGAGGAAAGAGGAGACTGTAAAGCAAATCGGATATTATTCACAGATGATATTCTGGATGATTAGTCGGAGCCGAAAGTGTTCTCCCCGCTGTAAGTCATATATAGGAAACCATCCTCATCCTTGTGTTCCTTGTAAATCACAGACAGCGTCGCAGctacaagaaaaataaaatcaCTCTTCATGATGAGAAAACATGTTCAAACATAAAAATGAAACTTCAGCAATAATATCTTACCTGTGGATGGTAGTGTATTGTCAATGAAGACAAAGATGGCCTTCTCAGCGGTAAGCTTGATCCTCTTGCGAATCGCGTGAACAAATTGTCCCACAGTGAGGTCGGCTGGAGCAAGGTACCTGCGTTAAGTTATACGGCCAAAACAATATCTAGGAATAGTTCATCAGTCGAAGTGAACCTGATAAATCAATCTTGACAAAGTTATCAAGTATTAAACTAATCCAGATTCAACAACTCTTATTCTGGCAGCAAAGTAGTGTGATATATAGTAGAGAAAACTAAAAGAGCATCTTCAGCAGGGAAAATTGATTAAAAACTAAAGACTAATAGAAAAACCATGGAAAACAAACTTGTTAAGAATCTGTATGGAAGAATTCTATAGCTCTTGCAAATAAAGGGCAACAA is drawn from Zingiber officinale cultivar Zhangliang chromosome 1B, Zo_v1.1, whole genome shotgun sequence and contains these coding sequences:
- the LOC122056025 gene encoding autophagy-related protein 8C-like isoform X2, with the protein product MATSKFKLDHPLEWRKGEAAQISEKFPDMIPVIVEKAQRSDVPDITKRKYLAPADLTVGQFVHAIRKRIKLTAEKAIFVFIDNTLPSTAATLSVIYKEHKDEDGFLYMTYSGENTFGSD